A single window of Cellulomonas sp. NTE-D12 DNA harbors:
- a CDS encoding S53 family peptidase: MSEERHSLPGSTRHPVPDARPVGGPEPTATVEVTLVLRRRGELPPPGGAPLSREQLAATAGADPQDLELVRRTLAAAGVSVTAEDPVSRRVQAQGSLQTLERVFGTSLGLVESPAPDGTGTVTHRQRTGELSVPGPLAGVVVAVLGLDDRPQARTRFRPAAAGARAFTPQQLGTVYRFPAGTTGAGQRLAILELGGGYTDADLAAYWTRVGVISPPTVTAVGVDGAGNAPDGNPSGADGEVMLDIEVAGALCSGADLVVHFAPNTDRGFLDALATAVHASPTPAAVSISWGQSEDQWTAQARAAMDQAMADAGALGVTVCVASGDDGSNDNSTDGRPHVDYPASSPQALGCGGTTLHADATTGRVATETVWFHGAGQGGTGGGVSDVYPTPAWQSRVGVPANAATGRSGRGVPDVAGDADPATGYDVRVDGTDTVIGGTSAVAPLWAALVCRLSEGLGRLPGPLGPQLYAGARAGAPTGGLRDITSGTNGAYSAGPGWDPCTGLGVPDGQALLDRLRAVHA, from the coding sequence ATGAGCGAGGAACGACACTCCCTGCCCGGCAGCACCCGGCACCCGGTGCCCGACGCCCGGCCGGTGGGCGGCCCCGAGCCGACCGCGACGGTGGAGGTGACGCTCGTGCTGCGCCGCCGTGGTGAGCTGCCACCGCCCGGTGGTGCGCCGCTGAGCCGCGAGCAGCTCGCCGCGACGGCCGGCGCGGATCCGCAGGACCTGGAGCTGGTGCGCCGCACGCTGGCGGCGGCCGGGGTCAGCGTGACGGCCGAGGACCCGGTCTCGCGGCGCGTCCAGGCGCAGGGCAGCCTGCAGACGTTGGAACGGGTGTTCGGCACCTCCCTCGGGCTCGTGGAGTCACCCGCACCGGACGGGACCGGCACCGTCACGCACCGGCAGCGGACCGGCGAGCTGTCGGTGCCCGGCCCGTTGGCCGGCGTGGTGGTCGCGGTCCTGGGTCTGGACGACAGGCCCCAGGCGAGGACCCGGTTTCGACCCGCCGCCGCCGGCGCCAGAGCGTTCACCCCGCAGCAGCTCGGCACCGTCTACCGGTTCCCCGCCGGCACCACCGGCGCCGGGCAGAGGCTCGCCATCCTCGAGCTCGGCGGCGGCTACACCGACGCCGACCTGGCCGCCTACTGGACCCGCGTCGGGGTGATCTCCCCGCCGACCGTGACGGCCGTCGGCGTGGACGGCGCCGGGAACGCCCCGGACGGCAACCCGTCCGGCGCGGACGGTGAGGTGATGCTCGACATCGAGGTCGCCGGTGCTCTCTGCTCCGGCGCTGACCTGGTGGTGCACTTCGCACCGAACACCGACCGTGGCTTCCTCGACGCGCTGGCGACCGCGGTGCACGCGAGCCCGACGCCGGCCGCCGTGAGCATCAGCTGGGGGCAGTCGGAGGACCAGTGGACCGCGCAGGCCCGGGCCGCGATGGACCAGGCGATGGCGGACGCCGGCGCCCTGGGCGTCACGGTGTGCGTGGCCTCCGGCGACGACGGCAGCAACGACAACTCCACCGACGGTCGGCCGCACGTCGACTACCCCGCCTCCAGCCCGCAGGCGCTCGGCTGCGGCGGCACCACGCTGCACGCCGACGCCACGACTGGCCGGGTCGCGACCGAGACGGTGTGGTTCCACGGCGCCGGCCAGGGCGGTACGGGCGGTGGGGTGAGCGACGTCTACCCGACGCCGGCGTGGCAGTCCCGCGTCGGCGTGCCGGCGAACGCCGCGACCGGGCGGTCGGGGCGTGGTGTGCCCGACGTCGCCGGGGATGCCGACCCCGCCACGGGGTACGACGTCCGGGTGGACGGGACGGACACCGTCATCGGGGGGACGAGCGCCGTCGCACCGCTGTGGGCGGCACTCGTGTGCCGCCTGTCCGAAGGGCTGGGTCGGCTGCCCGGCCCGCTGGGTCCGCAGCTCTACGCCGGTGCACGTGCGGGGGCGCCGACCGGCGGCCTGCGGGACATCACGTCGGGCACCAACGGGGCCTACTCCGCCGGCCCCGGCTGGGACCCGTGCACCGGCCTGGGCGTTCCCGACGGCCAGGCGCTGCTGGACAGGCTCCGCGCGGTGCACGCCTGA
- a CDS encoding tellurite resistance/C4-dicarboxylate transporter family protein, giving the protein MTTELSGRVRGAVEGLTPGYFALVMATGIISVGMRLEGFVVISDTLLAITAAGYAVLVVLTAWRLLVYRRAVSDDFNDPRRAFGFFTFVAATNVLGVRLGADGHHAATAALLVVSGASWLVLGYVVPWTAALGRQQRPIVADANGTWFIWVVASQSVAIAAATIEPVFGTGRRELAVLAVTSWSVGVFLYAAAGIFVALRLMLYRFGPEDLTAPYWVSMGALAISVLAGARIVEMADAPMVQATRGLIAGLTVVLWAFATWLIPALVAAGWWRHVARRLPLPYDATLWSIVFPLGMYGVAGIYLGQADQLPVVGMVGRVELWVALVAWIVVFLAMLRHVWLSVVVGARARRDERPGAVAH; this is encoded by the coding sequence GTGACCACCGAGCTGAGCGGCCGGGTGCGCGGCGCCGTCGAGGGCCTGACGCCCGGGTACTTCGCTCTGGTGATGGCCACCGGCATCATCTCCGTCGGCATGCGGCTCGAGGGGTTCGTCGTCATCTCCGACACCCTGCTCGCGATCACCGCTGCCGGCTACGCCGTGCTGGTCGTCCTGACCGCGTGGCGCCTGCTCGTGTACCGGCGCGCCGTGAGCGACGACTTCAACGACCCGAGACGTGCCTTCGGCTTCTTCACCTTCGTCGCCGCCACCAACGTGCTGGGCGTCCGGCTCGGGGCCGACGGCCACCATGCGGCGACCGCCGCGCTGCTGGTCGTCTCGGGCGCCTCGTGGCTGGTGCTCGGGTACGTCGTCCCGTGGACCGCCGCCCTCGGTCGGCAGCAACGGCCGATCGTCGCGGACGCGAACGGCACCTGGTTCATCTGGGTGGTCGCCAGCCAGTCGGTCGCGATCGCGGCGGCCACCATCGAGCCCGTCTTCGGCACCGGCCGCCGCGAGCTGGCTGTGCTCGCCGTCACCTCGTGGTCCGTGGGGGTGTTCCTCTACGCGGCCGCGGGGATCTTCGTCGCGCTGCGGCTGATGCTCTACCGGTTCGGGCCGGAGGACCTCACGGCGCCCTACTGGGTGTCGATGGGCGCCCTCGCGATCTCGGTGCTGGCGGGCGCGCGCATCGTCGAGATGGCCGACGCGCCGATGGTGCAGGCGACGCGAGGCCTGATCGCCGGCCTGACCGTGGTGCTGTGGGCGTTCGCCACCTGGCTGATCCCGGCGCTGGTCGCCGCCGGCTGGTGGCGGCACGTCGCCCGACGCCTGCCCCTGCCGTACGACGCCACGCTGTGGAGCATCGTGTTCCCGCTCGGCATGTACGGCGTCGCCGGCATCTACCTGGGCCAGGCGGACCAGCTGCCGGTGGTGGGGATGGTCGGGCGCGTGGAGCTGTGGGTGGCGCTGGTCGCCTGGATCGTGGTGTTCCTCGCGATGCTGCGGCACGTGTGGCTGAGCGTCGTCGTCGGCGCGCGGGCCCGGCGGGACGAGAGGCCCGGGGCCGTCGCGCACTGA
- a CDS encoding VOC family protein, whose protein sequence is MSEWPGPIFALTLFAEDLGDTKRFYTEVFGLPVVYEDANSAVFQLGETLINLLAVSQAPGLVGPAPIAPPEAGVRSQLTLKVADVDAMCAELERRGVTLLNGPMDRPWGPRTAAFRDPTGTVWEIASQ, encoded by the coding sequence ATGAGCGAGTGGCCGGGACCGATCTTCGCCCTGACCCTGTTCGCCGAGGACCTCGGCGATACCAAGCGCTTCTACACCGAGGTGTTCGGGCTGCCCGTCGTCTACGAGGACGCCAACTCGGCGGTGTTCCAGCTCGGCGAGACGTTGATCAACCTGCTGGCGGTGTCGCAGGCGCCGGGGCTCGTCGGACCCGCGCCGATCGCACCGCCGGAGGCCGGCGTGCGCAGCCAGCTGACGCTCAAGGTCGCGGACGTCGACGCGATGTGCGCCGAGCTCGAGCGCCGAGGCGTCACCCTGCTGAACGGGCCGATGGACCGCCCTTGGGGCCCGCGCACGGCCGCGTTCCGCGACCCGACCGGCACGGTCTGGGAGATCGCCTCCCAGTAG
- a CDS encoding MFS transporter, producing the protein MAAVTGQGRRWLTRNLVVLTLVSLFQDTASELLYPLLPVLVTGVLAAPPVVLGVIEGGAEGVAGLTRYVTGRWSDRAGRVRFIGAGYGLAAVGKVLVAAAGAWPMVLAGRTVDRLGKGVRSAPRDALIAASVPSENLGRAFGFHRAGDTLGAVVGPLLGLLALSVMGGNLHAALWWAVVPAALSAGLVVLVRDHRAPAPAGAPVRPAAASAAPSHPLPGAYWWVVGVLVVVGLVNFSDTLLLLRVSELGFGTTQVVLAYVLFNVVYAVGSYPAGALTDRWPRAYVYAVGLLAFAVGYVGLALVGKGPVVFVLLAVYGLFPALTDGVGKAWISSLVPAEHRGRAQGAFQALSSGAVLVAGLWAGLLWDVGRGRGTVPLLVSGAGAVIAVPVLAALRFRARPRP; encoded by the coding sequence ATGGCGGCGGTGACGGGGCAGGGGCGTCGGTGGCTCACCCGCAACCTCGTCGTGCTCACGCTCGTGTCCCTGTTCCAGGACACGGCGAGCGAGCTGCTGTACCCGTTGCTCCCGGTGCTGGTCACGGGGGTGCTCGCGGCGCCACCCGTGGTGCTCGGCGTGATCGAGGGCGGTGCGGAGGGCGTGGCCGGCCTGACGCGCTACGTGACCGGCCGCTGGTCGGACCGGGCGGGGCGCGTGCGGTTCATCGGCGCCGGCTACGGTCTCGCCGCGGTCGGCAAGGTGCTGGTCGCGGCGGCCGGGGCGTGGCCGATGGTGCTGGCCGGCCGGACGGTCGACCGTCTGGGCAAAGGCGTGCGGTCGGCACCGCGGGATGCGCTGATCGCCGCGTCGGTCCCGTCGGAGAACCTCGGCCGGGCGTTCGGCTTCCACCGGGCGGGGGACACGCTCGGAGCGGTGGTCGGGCCGCTGCTCGGGCTGCTCGCGCTGTCCGTGATGGGTGGCAACCTGCACGCGGCCCTGTGGTGGGCGGTGGTGCCGGCGGCGCTGTCCGCCGGCCTCGTCGTGCTGGTGCGCGACCATCGGGCACCCGCGCCCGCAGGCGCCCCGGTCCGACCCGCCGCGGCATCCGCGGCGCCGTCCCACCCGCTGCCCGGGGCGTACTGGTGGGTGGTCGGCGTGCTCGTCGTCGTCGGGCTGGTCAACTTCTCCGACACGTTGCTGCTGCTGCGGGTCTCGGAGCTCGGGTTCGGCACCACGCAGGTGGTGCTCGCCTACGTGCTGTTCAACGTCGTCTACGCGGTCGGCTCGTACCCGGCCGGTGCGCTGACGGACCGCTGGCCGCGGGCCTACGTCTACGCGGTGGGCCTGCTGGCGTTCGCCGTCGGCTACGTCGGCCTCGCGCTGGTCGGCAAGGGGCCGGTCGTGTTCGTCCTGCTGGCCGTCTACGGCCTGTTCCCGGCCCTGACCGACGGTGTGGGCAAGGCGTGGATCTCCTCGCTGGTGCCGGCGGAGCACCGTGGCCGCGCCCAGGGCGCGTTCCAGGCGTTGAGCAGCGGGGCCGTGCTCGTGGCCGGCCTCTGGGCGGGGCTGCTGTGGGACGTGGGTCGCGGCAGGGGAACCGTGCCGCTGCTGGTCTCCGGTGCGGGAGCCGTGATCGCAGTCCCGGTGCTCGCGGCATTGCGCTTCCGCGCCAGGCCGCGTCCGTGA
- a CDS encoding DinB family protein, whose amino-acid sequence MSDTWTTPELDPRTYGNPVGELATYREYLTNYRLTIELKCQDLDAEQLALRSVPPSTLSLLGLVRHLAHVEQSWFRRVLQGRQDEPPLYWAPDAPDDDFDGAVPDQGVVDEAFATWKQQIALADELLDGLDDDHLGDTVPHRDGTVSVRDVLVHLIEEYARHAGHADLLRECIDGRTGQ is encoded by the coding sequence ATGAGCGACACGTGGACCACTCCCGAGCTCGACCCCCGCACCTACGGGAACCCCGTGGGGGAGCTGGCGACGTACCGGGAGTACCTGACCAACTACCGGCTGACCATCGAGCTGAAGTGCCAGGACCTCGACGCCGAGCAGCTGGCGCTCCGCTCGGTGCCGCCCAGCACCCTGAGCCTCCTGGGCCTCGTGCGCCACCTCGCGCACGTGGAGCAGAGCTGGTTCCGGCGCGTGCTGCAGGGGCGCCAGGACGAGCCGCCGCTCTACTGGGCCCCGGACGCGCCCGACGACGACTTCGACGGCGCCGTGCCGGACCAGGGCGTGGTCGACGAGGCGTTCGCGACGTGGAAGCAGCAGATCGCGCTGGCCGACGAGCTGCTGGACGGCCTGGACGACGACCACCTCGGCGACACGGTGCCGCACCGTGACGGCACCGTGTCGGTGCGCGACGTCCTGGTGCACCTGATCGAGGAGTACGCGCGGCACGCCGGGCACGCCGACCTGCTGCGCGAGTGCATCGACGGCCGCACCGGCCAATGA
- the mgtA gene encoding magnesium-translocating P-type ATPase, with amino-acid sequence MTTATPSAVSDAAVSTGPAVCAALEVSAERGLSSDEAARRLLQHGPNAVSSHRARLLPVLWHQVRSPLLGLLLAAAAASYLVGERSDAVIIGVIVAMSVGLGFVNEYRAERAAQALHSTIRHQAVVVRDGRAQSIDVTALVPGDVIELRLGEVVPADVRLLAVAGLACTESVLTGEGLPVDKATDPVGVGTPLAELRCCALMGTVVHAGSGRGVVVSTGRGTEFGAIAAGLGTHQLETQFQVGLRRFSMLLVYVAGALTTSIFAVNLVLHRPFLDALLFSLAIAVGITPQLLPAVVSTSLTAGSRRMIRRKVLVKRLVCIEDLGDVDVLFTDKTGTLTLGQVAYARAWATGDLHPRDVLRWGLLSTENATEDGRSVGGNPLDEALWESPAALAVKAEVARWTTLGVLPFDHERRMVSVVVRDPAGATALVTKGAPETVLERCTDVPEQARAALEAEFVAGNRVVAVATRPVASEAPPTPDDEHDLHLTGLLVFLDPPKPSAATALQRLARLGIAVKIVTGDNAAVAVKVCRDLGLDVGRALSGPDLAAMGEEELGAALATTTVFARVSPEDKARIVRAQRRTGGGVAFLGDGVNDALALHAADVGISVDSATDVAKDAADVILLEKDLDVLADGVAEGRRIFANTIKYVLMGTSSNFGNMASAALASLFLSFLPMLPSQILLNNLLYDTSQLAIPTDDVDEEQLQRPSHWDIASIRRFMVRFGPLSSVFDLLTFAVMLWVFHSGPAQFRSGWFVESLATQTLIIFAIRTHRVPFFRSRPSLPLTLAALGTVVVGAVLPSTPLAHALGFQPLPGAFFAALAAMVAAYLVLVELAKRLFYGAVPAVPRVEPVDRRPQRIRRRAARFSTALPRPRVVRRRVG; translated from the coding sequence ATGACCACCGCCACCCCGTCCGCGGTCTCGGACGCCGCCGTCTCGACGGGCCCGGCCGTCTGCGCCGCGCTCGAGGTGAGCGCGGAACGCGGGCTCAGCTCCGACGAGGCCGCTCGGCGGCTCCTGCAGCACGGACCCAACGCGGTCTCCTCGCACCGCGCCCGGCTGCTCCCCGTCCTGTGGCACCAGGTGCGCTCCCCGCTCCTCGGGCTGCTGCTGGCCGCGGCCGCGGCGTCGTACCTGGTCGGGGAGCGCAGCGACGCCGTCATCATCGGCGTGATCGTCGCGATGTCCGTCGGGCTCGGGTTCGTCAACGAGTACCGGGCGGAGCGAGCGGCACAGGCCCTGCACTCGACCATCCGGCACCAGGCCGTGGTCGTCCGCGACGGTCGGGCACAGTCGATCGACGTCACCGCGCTGGTCCCGGGAGATGTGATCGAGCTGCGGCTGGGCGAGGTGGTGCCGGCCGACGTGCGGCTGCTCGCGGTCGCCGGACTCGCCTGCACCGAGTCCGTGCTGACGGGCGAGGGACTGCCGGTCGACAAGGCGACGGACCCGGTGGGCGTCGGCACCCCGCTCGCGGAGCTGAGGTGCTGCGCGCTGATGGGCACGGTCGTGCACGCGGGCAGTGGCCGCGGCGTCGTGGTCTCCACCGGACGCGGCACGGAGTTCGGGGCGATCGCGGCGGGGCTGGGGACCCATCAGCTCGAGACCCAGTTCCAGGTGGGTCTGCGCCGGTTCTCCATGCTGCTGGTGTACGTCGCGGGGGCGCTGACCACGTCGATCTTCGCGGTCAACCTGGTGCTGCATCGTCCGTTCCTCGACGCGCTGCTCTTCTCGTTGGCCATCGCGGTCGGCATCACACCGCAGCTGCTGCCCGCCGTCGTGTCGACCAGCCTCACGGCGGGCTCGCGCCGGATGATCCGCCGCAAGGTGCTCGTCAAGCGACTGGTGTGCATCGAGGACCTCGGCGACGTCGACGTCCTGTTCACGGACAAGACCGGCACCCTCACGCTCGGACAGGTGGCATACGCGCGCGCGTGGGCCACCGGTGACCTGCACCCGCGCGACGTGCTGCGCTGGGGCTTGCTCTCCACCGAGAACGCGACCGAGGACGGCCGGTCCGTCGGCGGCAACCCGCTCGACGAGGCGCTCTGGGAGTCACCGGCTGCGCTCGCGGTCAAGGCGGAGGTCGCTCGCTGGACCACGCTGGGCGTGCTGCCCTTCGACCACGAGCGCCGGATGGTCTCGGTCGTGGTCCGCGACCCGGCGGGTGCGACCGCCCTGGTCACCAAGGGAGCGCCGGAGACCGTGCTCGAACGCTGCACGGACGTGCCGGAGCAGGCTCGCGCCGCGCTGGAGGCGGAGTTCGTGGCCGGCAACCGGGTGGTGGCGGTCGCGACCCGACCCGTCGCCTCGGAGGCGCCTCCGACGCCCGACGACGAGCACGACCTGCACCTGACCGGCCTGCTGGTGTTCCTCGACCCGCCGAAGCCCAGCGCGGCGACCGCCCTGCAGCGGCTGGCCCGCCTCGGCATCGCGGTCAAGATCGTGACGGGGGACAACGCCGCGGTCGCGGTCAAGGTGTGCCGGGACCTGGGCCTGGACGTCGGGCGGGCCCTGAGCGGTCCCGACCTGGCCGCGATGGGCGAGGAGGAGCTGGGCGCGGCCCTCGCCACGACGACCGTCTTCGCCCGGGTCTCACCCGAGGACAAGGCTCGCATCGTCCGCGCGCAGCGACGGACGGGGGGTGGGGTGGCCTTCCTCGGCGACGGCGTCAACGACGCCCTCGCGCTGCACGCCGCAGACGTCGGCATCTCGGTGGACTCGGCGACCGACGTCGCCAAGGACGCCGCCGACGTGATCCTGCTCGAGAAGGACCTCGACGTGCTCGCGGACGGGGTTGCCGAGGGCCGGCGGATCTTCGCGAACACGATCAAGTACGTGCTGATGGGCACGTCGAGCAACTTCGGCAACATGGCCTCGGCCGCACTGGCCTCGCTCTTCCTCAGCTTCCTGCCGATGCTGCCGTCGCAGATCCTCCTGAACAACCTGCTCTACGACACCAGCCAGCTGGCGATCCCGACGGACGACGTGGACGAGGAGCAGCTGCAGCGGCCCTCGCACTGGGACATCGCGTCGATCCGCCGCTTCATGGTCCGGTTCGGACCCCTCAGCTCGGTGTTCGACCTGCTCACGTTCGCCGTGATGCTCTGGGTGTTCCACTCCGGCCCGGCGCAGTTCCGTTCCGGCTGGTTCGTCGAGTCGCTCGCCACGCAGACGTTGATCATCTTCGCGATCCGTACCCACCGGGTCCCGTTCTTCCGGAGCCGCCCGAGTCTCCCGCTGACGCTCGCGGCGCTCGGCACCGTCGTCGTCGGTGCGGTGCTGCCCTCGACGCCGCTCGCGCACGCCCTCGGGTTCCAGCCCCTCCCGGGGGCGTTCTTCGCGGCTCTCGCCGCCATGGTGGCGGCCTACCTCGTGCTCGTCGAGCTGGCCAAGCGGCTCTTCTACGGCGCGGTACCCGCGGTCCCGCGCGTGGAACCCGTCGACCGCCGGCCGCAGCGCATCCGTCGGCGGGCGGCGCGGTTCAGCACGGCCCTGCCTCGGCCTCGGGTTGTGCGACGCCGCGTCGGCTGA
- a CDS encoding DedA family protein, producing MTAFLDQVLGAAPWAVLLVVGLVVFAEDALFVGFVLPGETAAILGGVAAHRGHVAFAAVLAVVIVAAIVGDSVGYEVGRLIGPRVLASRIVAKRRERIEGAQEFLARRGGWAVLLGRWVAFFRAVMPALAGLARMPYHVFLPFNAVGGIIWGSVVVSVGYLAGASYAAVEKKLGTDSALVVLGIVLVGLLVWHLRKRFTSRRTASE from the coding sequence ATGACGGCCTTCCTGGACCAGGTGCTCGGTGCCGCCCCGTGGGCCGTGCTGCTCGTCGTCGGGCTCGTGGTGTTCGCCGAGGACGCGCTGTTCGTCGGCTTCGTGCTGCCGGGCGAGACCGCGGCGATCCTCGGTGGCGTCGCGGCGCACCGGGGGCACGTGGCGTTCGCGGCCGTGCTGGCGGTGGTGATCGTGGCCGCGATCGTCGGAGACAGCGTCGGGTACGAGGTCGGACGGCTGATCGGACCGCGCGTGCTCGCGTCCCGGATCGTGGCGAAGCGGCGCGAGCGCATCGAGGGCGCGCAGGAGTTCCTGGCCCGGCGCGGCGGCTGGGCCGTGCTGCTCGGCCGCTGGGTCGCCTTCTTCCGCGCCGTCATGCCGGCCCTGGCCGGTCTGGCCCGCATGCCGTACCACGTGTTCCTGCCGTTCAACGCCGTCGGCGGGATCATCTGGGGGTCGGTCGTCGTCAGCGTCGGCTACCTCGCCGGCGCCTCCTACGCCGCGGTGGAGAAGAAGCTGGGCACGGACTCGGCCCTGGTCGTGCTCGGGATCGTCCTCGTCGGTCTGCTGGTGTGGCACCTGCGCAAGCGGTTCACGTCCCGCAGGACCGCGTCCGAGTGA
- a CDS encoding ABC transporter family substrate-binding protein, which translates to MAYPRTSARLCAGLVAVLLGLAGCTSGSPTPRATTGTTGVATTAALPGTAWRAVPRAQVRDGGSLTLSVDALPQTYQLNDPNSSLDLQRISNLYLPSFVRIGADGSWSPDPDYTASLTVTSQDPEVVELRIAPAATWSDGTPLSWRDLAASWQAFNGTNSAYAPASTAVWQDVKSVTRGDDDRDVLITFAKTDADWPALLASVYPSWAVDTPAHFASAWKNGPFAADGTTYVSAGPFVVRSIDTNAGVVTLGRNPRWWGDPARLDTVVFRTVARDSLGQSFANQELDAVDVMGMPDVLTAARARQGTTVEQSGGTVARQLTLNGTAGVFADPAVRKAFAQAVDRTVLAQAVLGQVGAPVQTLGSVIFVPGQKGYADHTGGVLTGSAADARSTLQAAGWTIGQDGVATKGGTRLTARFVAPQGAAAVATIAQLVSQQAKAAGFDVSVQTVPGSDFFSSYVTTDKRNFDVTSFAWVAGAFPIATAEAYFYPTDSGSNYGGVTDKTLGSDWDALNAQLDPAKRLTLAADVDKRALDLFTMIPLFVEPSTWVVRSDLANYGPSQFQDVRWQDVGYTG; encoded by the coding sequence ATGGCCTACCCCAGGACGTCCGCACGGCTGTGCGCGGGCCTCGTCGCCGTGCTGCTCGGCCTCGCCGGGTGCACCTCCGGGTCCCCCACCCCCCGTGCCACCACCGGGACGACGGGCGTGGCCACGACCGCCGCACTGCCGGGCACGGCGTGGCGAGCCGTGCCCCGCGCGCAGGTGCGCGACGGCGGCTCCCTCACCCTCAGCGTCGACGCGCTGCCGCAGACCTACCAGCTCAACGACCCGAACTCCTCGCTGGACCTGCAGCGGATCTCCAACCTGTACCTGCCGTCGTTCGTGCGGATCGGGGCGGACGGCAGCTGGTCGCCGGACCCCGACTACACCGCCTCGCTGACCGTGACGTCGCAGGACCCCGAGGTGGTCGAGCTGCGCATCGCCCCGGCCGCCACCTGGTCGGACGGCACGCCGTTGAGCTGGCGCGACCTCGCCGCGAGCTGGCAGGCGTTCAACGGCACCAACTCGGCGTACGCACCGGCGTCGACGGCGGTGTGGCAGGACGTGAAGTCGGTGACGCGCGGGGACGACGACCGCGACGTGCTGATCACCTTCGCCAAGACCGATGCCGACTGGCCGGCGCTGCTGGCCAGCGTGTACCCGTCGTGGGCCGTGGACACGCCGGCGCACTTCGCCTCGGCGTGGAAGAACGGCCCGTTCGCGGCAGACGGCACGACGTACGTCTCCGCGGGGCCCTTCGTCGTGCGCTCGATCGACACGAACGCCGGGGTGGTCACCCTCGGCCGCAACCCCCGGTGGTGGGGCGACCCGGCTCGTCTCGACACGGTCGTGTTCCGCACGGTGGCCCGGGACAGCCTCGGCCAGAGCTTCGCCAACCAGGAGCTGGACGCGGTCGACGTGATGGGCATGCCGGACGTGCTCACCGCCGCGCGTGCCCGGCAGGGCACCACCGTGGAGCAGTCCGGCGGCACGGTGGCGCGGCAGCTGACGCTCAACGGCACCGCAGGCGTGTTCGCCGACCCGGCGGTCCGCAAGGCGTTCGCCCAGGCGGTCGATCGCACGGTGCTCGCCCAGGCGGTGCTCGGCCAGGTGGGGGCGCCGGTGCAGACGCTCGGCAGCGTGATCTTCGTCCCTGGGCAGAAGGGGTACGCCGACCACACGGGAGGGGTGCTCACCGGCTCTGCGGCGGACGCGCGCAGCACCTTGCAGGCGGCGGGCTGGACGATCGGGCAGGACGGGGTGGCGACGAAGGGCGGCACCCGGCTGACCGCCCGTTTCGTCGCCCCGCAGGGCGCGGCGGCGGTCGCGACGATCGCACAGCTGGTGAGCCAGCAGGCGAAGGCGGCGGGCTTCGACGTGAGCGTCCAGACGGTGCCCGGCAGCGACTTCTTCAGCAGCTACGTCACCACGGACAAGCGCAACTTCGACGTGACGTCGTTCGCCTGGGTGGCGGGGGCGTTCCCCATCGCGACCGCCGAGGCGTACTTCTACCCGACCGACTCCGGGTCCAACTACGGCGGCGTCACGGACAAGACCCTCGGCAGCGACTGGGACGCGCTGAACGCCCAGCTGGACCCGGCGAAGCGGCTGACGCTCGCCGCGGACGTCGACAAGCGTGCGCTGGACCTGTTCACCATGATCCCGCTGTTCGTCGAGCCGTCGACGTGGGTGGTCCGCTCGGACCTGGCCAACTACGGCCCGTCGCAGTTCCAGGACGTGCGCTGGCAGGACGTCGGGTACACCGGCTGA
- a CDS encoding ABC transporter permease has protein sequence MLRFLLRRAAGYGVLATVATALGYVLASLTLHPAARYAGRTPPVPPSVVHAELAALGVDPGVPVPARLWHWLTELVTHGSLGLSVRGVPVTAEIAARAGTSLRLLLLGSLLGALLGVAVGTWGASRQYRWPDRVTTVGSFVLLATPPFVLAVVLMTLAVRLDSAAGRTLVPFTGEYTPGLAGGWPAQLGDRAAHLLLPTLCLALGTAATWSRYQRAAMLDVLAADHVRTARSMGHTRRSALWRHGVRVALIPMSTFFAYSFGLILTGAAITELAFSWHGMGEYLVRSVVDDDVNAAAGTVLFTAVLVLLAGVLADVLHAALDPRVRT, from the coding sequence ATGCTCCGGTTCCTCCTGCGCCGGGCCGCGGGCTACGGGGTGCTGGCGACGGTCGCGACGGCGCTGGGCTACGTGCTCGCCAGCCTGACGCTGCACCCGGCGGCGCGGTACGCGGGTCGGACCCCGCCCGTGCCCCCCTCGGTGGTGCACGCGGAGCTCGCTGCGCTCGGCGTGGACCCCGGGGTCCCGGTGCCGGCCCGCCTGTGGCACTGGCTGACCGAGCTCGTCACCCACGGTTCCCTCGGGCTCAGCGTGCGGGGCGTGCCGGTGACCGCCGAGATCGCGGCCCGTGCGGGCACCAGCCTGCGCCTGCTGCTCCTCGGCAGCCTGCTCGGCGCCCTGCTCGGGGTGGCGGTGGGCACGTGGGGCGCCTCCCGTCAGTACCGCTGGCCGGACCGGGTGACCACGGTGGGCTCGTTCGTGCTGCTGGCCACCCCACCGTTCGTCCTCGCGGTGGTGCTGATGACCCTCGCGGTGCGACTGGACTCGGCCGCGGGTCGCACCCTGGTCCCCTTCACCGGGGAGTACACGCCGGGCCTGGCCGGTGGCTGGCCGGCGCAGCTGGGGGACCGGGCGGCGCACCTGCTGCTGCCGACCCTCTGCCTCGCGCTGGGCACGGCCGCGACGTGGTCCCGCTACCAGCGCGCGGCGATGCTCGACGTGCTCGCGGCGGACCACGTCCGCACGGCGCGGTCGATGGGCCACACCCGCCGTTCCGCCCTGTGGCGCCACGGGGTCCGGGTGGCGCTGATCCCCATGTCCACGTTCTTCGCGTACTCCTTCGGCCTGATCCTGACCGGCGCGGCGATCACCGAGCTCGCCTTCAGCTGGCACGGCATGGGGGAGTACCTGGTCCGGTCGGTCGTCGACGACGACGTGAACGCGGCGGCCGGCACGGTCCTGTTCACCGCCGTCCTGGTGCTGCTCGCCGGGGTGCTCGCCGACGTGCTGCACGCCGCCCTCGACCCCCGTGTGCGGACCTGA